From Pirellulales bacterium, a single genomic window includes:
- a CDS encoding tetratricopeptide repeat protein gives MTATLTSPAAAHRAEAAAAIKQGKFDRAEAELRKVIEHEPRDATAMHDLGVALAKQRKLDDAIAIFGRALELKPDSVDTRRNLGVALAQRGRKQEAAAAFQQAVELKPDSHPCHRDWAASLKALGKFAEAADQYREAIRLLDVNQRDVPHPNPLPEGEGVRLLEAEQGRESEGRGEIANCKLQIANWPLEAAQKTVGEATKTQDQSPETSDGNPKSKIQNPKSLAEAHHDLGLVLAELKKPNEAEESYRKALQLKPDFPEALNNLGILLEGRGRLQEAEAAYRQALATRPRAADVHNNLGVALAAQRRYEEAVASYRQALALTPDSPLALNNLGNSLRALGQIDESVSSLRRAIRLKSDYAEAYNNLGIALVQWGQDDEAVTNYERAMVFRPDYPEAHLNRSLAWLAAGDFEQGWTEYEWRWMAKDVNRRTFKQRRWDGCDLDGRTVFVYLEQGVGDTLQFIRYMRLLKQRGARVIVEAQKSLLKLLSGSRHIDELVPVGGPLPEFDLQIPLLSLPAVFRTTLDTVPDEVPYLFPDEKLVEAWRAKLRRVGQDCGAIAGPPTNDDHGGPALASSLVPPYAPTPGPQPPTPSFLIGIAWQGNPQYRGDRQRSIPLRAFAPLAAIPGVQLVSLQKGFGTEQLADLDGKFPVIDLGSIDEEAGAFMDTAAIMKCVDLVITSDTAMPHLAGALGVPVWMALPAVADWRWMRSGERSPWYPSMRIFRQREAENWAELFERMAEELWSRSVVRRQLSVATDHGQLTTDNRIENPRLEAEREHAAGIALAKEGKLAEAEERLSRAVELHPAFAAAHHNLGVVQARQNRLVKAVSSFRKTLQVDPDFTDAYGNLGLAYYEQGRFEEAVCEFRHALRRTPGSAENVNNLAAALVQLARPAEAAECYRRALELRPDYIEAHHNLGRALLSLGRFEQGWLEYEWRERLPTARPKPSDKPRWDGSPLAGRTLLVYAEQGLGDTLQFIRYAALAKRTGGKVVVECQPELVRLLDRRHHAPRDDYDCAVARGAGLPEHDVQAALMSLPALLRTTAGDVPAEAPYLSADPKLVEKWRQRFALVAPTPTPNPQLPTLPFLIGIAWQGNPAWTGDRYRSLPLAEFQPLADLPGVRLVNLQKGPGAEQLVGVANHFPVIDFGVQVDGAAGPFMDTAAILQHLDLVITSDTSIAHLAGAMGRPVWVVLPFAADWRWMTDRSDSPWYPTMRLFRQPRPGDWKTVFGKVTRALSARIGQTSVVRGPSSVAIPPLRPGEGWGEGARSTTRPLAEVFDVNSPGNHPHPNPLPEGEGSNPKSKIQNPKLEEPLIPHLSSLIPDHHNGNGEARTAAINLICPINHLGYGVVGLNVLKALRRAGRQVAFWPIGRIDAAGDEQQLIEEAVERQKCFDGHAPSIRIAHQNHLAEHVGFPRIGFPIFELDRFSEAELNHLRSQDRLFVTCGWAREIVEASGAGRKGAIDVVPLGVDRAVFHEPRDDGQSRGATTVFLSVGKWERRKGHDVLLEIFNSAFCPQDDVELWMLTFNPVIGNDRSATVAKNQQWETLYKSCPLAEKIKILPRLADQREVAATMRQADCGVFLSRAEGWNLPLLEMMSCGKPVIATNYSAHTEYCDAANALLIEIDALEEAYDGRWFFGNGQWAALGEKQMEQAIAHMRRTHAQKQEGRRLLNRPGIETAKRFTWEHTAARMLGAVQ, from the coding sequence ATGACTGCAACATTAACGTCTCCGGCCGCCGCGCATCGCGCGGAAGCCGCCGCGGCGATCAAGCAAGGAAAGTTCGACCGGGCGGAAGCCGAGCTGCGGAAGGTCATCGAGCATGAGCCCCGCGACGCGACCGCCATGCATGATCTGGGCGTGGCCCTGGCCAAGCAGCGCAAGCTCGACGATGCCATCGCCATTTTCGGGCGCGCGCTGGAGCTCAAGCCCGATTCGGTCGACACGCGGCGCAACCTGGGCGTGGCGCTGGCCCAGCGCGGCCGCAAACAAGAGGCCGCGGCCGCGTTCCAGCAGGCCGTCGAGCTCAAGCCCGACTCGCACCCCTGCCACCGCGATTGGGCCGCCTCGCTCAAGGCCCTCGGCAAGTTCGCCGAGGCCGCGGACCAGTATCGCGAGGCCATCCGGCTGTTGGACGTAAACCAGCGCGACGTCCCTCACCCCAACCCTCTCCCGGAGGGAGAGGGAGTCCGGCTGCTGGAGGCGGAGCAGGGGAGAGAGAGCGAGGGGCGAGGGGAAATTGCAAATTGCAAATTGCAAATTGCGAATTGGCCATTGGAAGCGGCACAGAAGACAGTCGGCGAAGCAACCAAGACCCAAGACCAAAGCCCTGAGACCTCTGACGGCAATCCAAAATCCAAAATCCAAAATCCAAAATCGCTGGCCGAGGCGCACCACGACCTGGGCCTCGTGCTGGCCGAGCTGAAAAAGCCGAACGAGGCGGAAGAGTCGTATCGCAAGGCACTGCAGCTCAAGCCCGACTTTCCCGAGGCCCTCAACAACCTGGGCATCTTGCTGGAAGGCCGCGGCCGCTTGCAGGAAGCCGAAGCCGCGTATCGCCAGGCCCTGGCCACACGGCCGCGGGCCGCCGACGTGCATAACAATCTCGGCGTCGCGTTGGCCGCGCAGCGGCGATACGAAGAGGCGGTCGCCAGCTATCGGCAGGCGCTGGCCCTCACGCCCGACTCGCCGTTGGCACTCAACAACCTGGGCAACTCGCTGCGCGCACTGGGGCAGATCGACGAGTCCGTCAGCTCGTTGCGGCGGGCCATCCGGCTCAAGTCCGACTACGCCGAAGCCTACAACAATCTGGGCATCGCTCTGGTGCAGTGGGGACAGGACGACGAGGCGGTGACGAACTACGAACGGGCCATGGTTTTCCGGCCCGACTATCCCGAGGCCCATCTCAACCGGTCGCTGGCCTGGCTGGCGGCGGGCGACTTCGAGCAAGGCTGGACGGAGTACGAATGGCGCTGGATGGCCAAGGACGTCAACCGTCGCACGTTCAAGCAGCGCCGCTGGGACGGCTGCGATCTCGACGGCCGCACGGTGTTCGTCTACCTGGAGCAGGGCGTGGGCGACACGCTGCAGTTCATTCGCTATATGCGGCTACTCAAGCAGCGCGGCGCGCGGGTCATCGTCGAGGCGCAAAAGTCGCTGCTGAAGTTGTTGAGCGGCAGTCGGCACATCGACGAGTTGGTGCCCGTGGGCGGGCCGCTGCCGGAGTTCGATCTGCAGATTCCCCTGTTGAGTTTGCCCGCGGTGTTTCGCACCACGCTCGACACGGTGCCCGATGAGGTGCCGTATCTGTTTCCGGATGAGAAGCTGGTGGAGGCTTGGCGAGCGAAGCTTCGTAGGGTGGGACAAGATTGCGGAGCAATCGCCGGCCCACCGACGAACGACGATCATGGTGGGCCGGCGCTCGCAAGCTCGCTGGTCCCACCCTACGCCCCAACCCCCGGTCCCCAACCTCCAACCCCTTCCTTCCTGATTGGCATCGCCTGGCAAGGCAACCCGCAGTATCGCGGCGATCGCCAGCGGTCGATTCCGCTGCGGGCGTTCGCTCCGCTGGCCGCCATTCCCGGCGTGCAACTGGTGAGCCTGCAGAAAGGGTTCGGCACGGAACAGCTTGCCGACTTGGACGGCAAATTCCCGGTCATTGATCTTGGCAGCATCGACGAAGAAGCCGGGGCGTTCATGGATACGGCGGCCATCATGAAGTGCGTCGATCTGGTGATTACGTCCGACACGGCCATGCCGCACCTGGCCGGCGCCTTGGGCGTGCCGGTGTGGATGGCCTTGCCCGCCGTGGCCGACTGGCGCTGGATGCGCAGCGGCGAGCGGTCGCCTTGGTATCCGAGCATGCGCATCTTCCGGCAGCGCGAGGCGGAGAACTGGGCGGAGTTGTTCGAGAGGATGGCGGAGGAGTTGTGGAGCCGGTCCGTGGTCCGTCGTCAGTTGTCCGTTGCAACTGACCACGGACAACTGACGACTGACAATCGAATCGAAAATCCAAGATTGGAAGCGGAGCGGGAGCATGCGGCGGGCATCGCCCTGGCGAAGGAAGGGAAGCTCGCCGAGGCGGAAGAGCGCCTTTCGCGGGCGGTCGAGTTGCACCCCGCCTTCGCCGCCGCGCACCATAATCTGGGCGTCGTGCAGGCGCGGCAGAACCGGTTGGTGAAGGCGGTGTCTTCGTTCCGCAAAACGCTCCAAGTCGATCCGGATTTCACCGACGCCTACGGCAACCTGGGACTCGCGTATTACGAGCAGGGACGCTTTGAGGAAGCCGTGTGCGAGTTTCGACACGCCCTGCGGCGCACGCCCGGCAGCGCCGAAAACGTCAACAACCTGGCCGCGGCGCTGGTGCAGTTGGCGCGCCCGGCGGAAGCCGCCGAGTGCTATCGACGGGCGTTGGAGCTGCGGCCGGACTACATCGAGGCGCACCACAACCTGGGCCGCGCGTTGCTCTCGCTCGGGAGGTTCGAGCAGGGCTGGCTGGAATATGAGTGGCGCGAGCGGCTGCCGACCGCCCGGCCCAAGCCGTCGGACAAGCCGCGCTGGGACGGGTCGCCCTTGGCCGGGCGCACGCTGCTGGTGTATGCCGAGCAAGGGCTGGGCGACACGCTGCAGTTCATCCGCTACGCGGCACTGGCGAAGCGGACCGGCGGAAAAGTGGTCGTCGAGTGCCAGCCGGAGTTGGTGCGCCTGCTGGACCGTAGACATCACGCTCCGCGTGATGACTACGATTGCGCCGTGGCCCGCGGCGCGGGGTTGCCGGAGCACGACGTGCAGGCGGCGCTGATGAGCCTGCCGGCGCTGTTGCGCACGACCGCGGGCGACGTCCCGGCGGAGGCGCCGTACTTGTCGGCCGATCCGAAGCTCGTCGAAAAATGGCGCCAACGCTTTGCGCTGGTAGCTCCGACACCAACCCCCAATCCCCAACTCCCAACCCTTCCCTTTCTCATCGGCATCGCCTGGCAGGGGAATCCGGCCTGGACCGGCGACCGCTATCGATCGCTGCCGCTGGCCGAGTTTCAGCCCCTGGCCGACCTGCCAGGCGTGAGGCTCGTCAATCTGCAAAAGGGGCCGGGCGCCGAGCAGCTTGTGGGCGTGGCGAACCATTTTCCGGTGATCGATTTTGGCGTGCAGGTCGACGGCGCCGCCGGGCCGTTCATGGACACCGCCGCCATTTTGCAGCATCTCGACCTGGTGATCACCTCCGACACGTCGATCGCGCACTTGGCGGGAGCGATGGGCCGGCCCGTGTGGGTCGTGCTGCCCTTTGCGGCCGATTGGCGCTGGATGACCGACCGTAGCGACAGTCCCTGGTATCCCACGATGCGGCTCTTTCGGCAGCCGCGGCCGGGCGATTGGAAGACGGTGTTCGGCAAGGTAACGCGGGCGCTGAGCGCGCGAATTGGTCAGACGTCCGTAGTCCGTGGTCCGTCGTCCGTGGCCATACCCCCTCTCCGTCCGGGAGAGGGCTGGGGCGAGGGGGCCCGAAGCACCACAAGGCCATTGGCTGAGGTGTTCGACGTCAACTCGCCCGGCAACCACCCTCACCCTAACCCTCTCCCGGAGGGAGAGGGAAGCAATCCAAAATCCAAAATCCAAAATCCAAAATTGGAAGAGCCCCTCATCCCTCATCTTTCATCCCTCATCCCTGATCATCACAACGGCAACGGCGAGGCGCGGACCGCGGCCATTAATTTGATCTGTCCGATCAACCACCTGGGTTACGGAGTGGTGGGTCTGAATGTGCTCAAGGCATTGCGGCGGGCGGGCCGGCAGGTCGCGTTTTGGCCGATCGGCCGAATCGACGCCGCCGGCGACGAGCAGCAGCTCATCGAAGAGGCAGTCGAGCGGCAGAAGTGTTTCGACGGTCATGCGCCCAGTATCCGCATCGCCCACCAGAACCACTTGGCCGAGCACGTCGGCTTTCCGCGGATCGGCTTTCCGATATTCGAACTCGACCGGTTCAGCGAAGCGGAGTTGAACCACTTGCGGAGCCAGGACCGGTTGTTTGTCACCTGCGGATGGGCGCGCGAGATTGTCGAGGCCAGCGGCGCCGGGCGCAAGGGGGCCATCGATGTCGTTCCGCTGGGCGTCGATCGGGCCGTGTTCCATGAACCGCGCGACGACGGGCAGTCGCGCGGGGCGACCACCGTCTTCTTGAGCGTCGGCAAGTGGGAGCGGCGCAAGGGACACGACGTGCTGCTGGAAATCTTCAATTCTGCCTTTTGCCCGCAGGACGACGTGGAGCTTTGGATGCTCACGTTCAATCCGGTGATCGGCAACGACCGGTCTGCCACCGTGGCCAAGAACCAGCAGTGGGAAACGTTGTATAAGTCGTGCCCGTTGGCGGAGAAGATCAAGATTCTGCCCCGGCTGGCGGACCAGCGAGAGGTGGCGGCGACGATGCGGCAGGCCGACTGCGGCGTGTTTCTCTCGCGGGCCGAAGGCTGGAACTTGCCGCTGTTGGAGATGATGTCGTGCGGCAAACCGGTCATCGCCACCAACTACTCGGCGCACACGGAATACTGCGACGCGGCGAACGCCTTGTTGATCGAGATCGACGCGCTGGAAGAGGCCTATGACGGCCGCTGGTTTTTCGGCAACGGCCAATGGGCGGCGCTGGGCGAGAAACAGATGGAGCAGGCGATCGCGCACATGCGGCGGACGCACGCTCAAAAGCAGGAAGGTCGTCGTCTCTTGAATCGGCCGGGCATCGAGACGGCGAAACGCTTTACGTGGGAGCACACGGCCGCGCGGATGCTGGGCGCGGTCCAATAA